In Acinetobacter pittii, one genomic interval encodes:
- a CDS encoding Bax inhibitor-1/YccA family membrane protein, with translation MQSNNPILTRVETVSDYSQPMTVQGAIQKSVMLTVIAAAVGVALFFYAAFTANVGIAYAASIVGAIGGLVLALITTFKPTTAPTLAIPYALFEGAFLGGISFTFQLKYPGVPLQALLATFVTTLVMFGLYKFQIIRATEKFKSVVISASLAIFIVFIVQMVMRLAFGSSVPYIFESNWLGIGFAAFVAVIASLNLILDFDLIETNAAYRAPKFMEWLCGIALLATLVWMYISFLRLLGLLSDD, from the coding sequence ATGCAAAGTAATAACCCGATATTGACCCGTGTTGAAACGGTCAGTGACTATAGTCAACCGATGACTGTGCAAGGTGCGATTCAAAAATCTGTAATGTTGACAGTCATTGCTGCTGCGGTGGGTGTCGCTTTATTTTTCTATGCAGCCTTTACTGCAAATGTTGGTATTGCTTACGCGGCTTCAATTGTAGGTGCAATTGGGGGCTTGGTTTTAGCTTTAATTACAACGTTTAAACCAACGACTGCGCCAACATTGGCAATTCCGTATGCCTTATTTGAAGGGGCTTTTTTAGGTGGTATTTCCTTTACTTTCCAGTTGAAGTACCCAGGTGTACCTCTTCAGGCTTTATTAGCGACCTTTGTCACCACTTTGGTGATGTTTGGTCTATATAAATTCCAAATTATTCGCGCAACTGAAAAGTTCAAGTCAGTTGTAATCTCTGCATCTTTGGCGATCTTTATTGTATTTATTGTGCAGATGGTTATGCGTTTAGCATTTGGTTCAAGTGTTCCTTATATTTTTGAAAGCAACTGGTTAGGTATTGGTTTTGCTGCATTTGTTGCAGTGATTGCTTCACTTAACCTGATTTTAGATTTTGATTTAATTGAAACTAATGCAGCATATCGTGCGCCAAAATTCATGGAATGGTTGTGTGGTATCGCATTACTTGCAACTTTAGTGTGGATGTATATTTCTTTCTTACGCTTACTTGGCTTATTGTCTGACGACTAA
- the fabI gene encoding enoyl-ACP reductase: MTQGLLAGKRFLIAGVASKLSIAFGIAQALHREGAELAFTYPNEKLKKRVDEFAEQFGSKLVFPCDVAVDAEIDNAFAELAKHWDGVDGVVHSIGFAPAHTLDGDFTDVTDREGFKVAHDISAYSFVAMARAAKPLLQARQGCLLTLTYQGSERVMPNYNVMGMAKASLEAGVRYLASSLGVDGIRVNAISAGPIRTLAASGIKSFRKMLDANEKVAPLKRNVTIEEVGNAALFLCSPWASGITGEILYVDAGFNTVGMSQSMMDDE, translated from the coding sequence ATGACACAAGGACTTTTAGCAGGTAAGCGCTTTTTGATTGCAGGCGTTGCTAGTAAATTATCAATTGCTTTTGGTATTGCCCAAGCATTACACCGTGAAGGTGCAGAGCTTGCGTTTACTTATCCAAACGAAAAATTAAAAAAACGTGTGGATGAATTTGCTGAGCAATTCGGTTCTAAGCTTGTGTTTCCATGTGATGTTGCTGTTGATGCTGAAATTGATAATGCATTTGCAGAACTTGCAAAACATTGGGATGGTGTAGACGGTGTTGTACACTCAATTGGCTTTGCACCTGCACATACACTTGACGGTGATTTCACTGACGTGACTGACCGTGAAGGTTTTAAAGTTGCTCATGACATCAGCGCATACAGCTTTGTTGCAATGGCACGTGCTGCAAAACCTTTATTACAAGCTCGCCAAGGTTGTTTATTAACTTTGACTTACCAAGGTTCTGAGCGCGTTATGCCTAACTACAACGTAATGGGTATGGCAAAAGCTTCTTTAGAAGCTGGTGTTCGTTACTTGGCATCAAGCTTAGGTGTTGATGGTATCCGTGTAAACGCGATTTCTGCGGGTCCAATCCGTACTTTAGCTGCTTCTGGTATTAAATCTTTCCGTAAAATGTTAGATGCCAATGAAAAAGTTGCGCCGTTAAAGCGTAATGTAACTATTGAAGAAGTAGGTAACGCAGCGTTGTTCCTATGCTCACCTTGGGCTTCAGGTATTACTGGCGAAATTCTATATGTAGATGCTGGTTTCAATACTGTAGGTATGAGCCAATCTATGATGGATGATGAATAA